In Bacteroidales bacterium, a genomic segment contains:
- a CDS encoding 6-bladed beta-propeller, with protein sequence MYIFILINGCSDRRKYPVDSISANDSLFVVDVDSIQDTEVKYLSDFFHSVHTTILDDIPEALFGTFSKMAVIDSLLIVLDIGISNSVFVFDHKGNFIRKIGSIGKGPGEYLTVYDITYDPINRSLMLLDTWSQKINVYDLQTGIYTGSIRLKGDVDRLVRAYHIHYQDGVIYTDAYFDFPSPRNYLLRSFSDRGIQRTKHLRTEDYNKGWNNIDFVEKSVFSDFGGNEGVLFHQQFMDTIMMIQNNRIFPYAILKSKRFVTNDQIKQIYKNRRNRGNKIPFEDLYGMDVIWGISNIVLHKDFLFFRYHDGEYRGEQILYHKETGATSKVYLINDVLYKEEIQERVYQSYLCANSKGLYTYIDIDDFELLVNHARAGLLSLPSDQIEKIIQLNEKPNHVILYYEYKN encoded by the coding sequence TTGTATATCTTTATCCTGATCAATGGTTGTTCCGACAGGCGTAAATATCCTGTTGATTCCATATCTGCAAATGATTCGTTGTTCGTGGTTGATGTTGACTCGATTCAAGATACGGAAGTGAAGTATCTTTCGGATTTTTTTCACAGCGTACATACGACGATTTTGGATGATATTCCTGAAGCCTTATTTGGCACGTTCAGTAAAATGGCTGTTATTGACAGTTTGTTGATTGTATTGGATATTGGTATTAGCAATTCTGTTTTCGTTTTCGACCATAAAGGTAATTTTATCAGGAAAATAGGTTCGATTGGTAAGGGACCTGGAGAGTATCTTACGGTTTATGATATAACATATGATCCGATAAATCGTAGTTTGATGCTTTTGGATACATGGTCGCAAAAAATCAATGTATATGATCTGCAAACCGGTATATACACAGGCTCAATAAGATTAAAGGGCGATGTGGACAGGTTGGTCAGAGCTTATCATATCCATTATCAAGACGGTGTGATTTATACCGATGCATATTTTGATTTTCCTTCTCCAAGGAATTATCTGTTGCGTTCATTTTCCGACAGAGGTATACAACGCACCAAACATTTGAGAACAGAAGATTATAACAAAGGATGGAATAACATAGACTTTGTCGAAAAAAGTGTTTTCTCCGATTTTGGCGGAAATGAAGGAGTACTGTTCCATCAACAGTTTATGGATACCATCATGATGATTCAAAACAATCGAATATTTCCTTACGCGATTTTAAAATCAAAGCGGTTCGTTACCAATGATCAGATAAAGCAAATTTACAAAAATCGCAGGAATCGTGGAAATAAGATCCCTTTCGAAGATTTGTATGGTATGGATGTAATCTGGGGTATATCAAACATTGTACTGCATAAGGATTTTTTATTTTTTCGTTACCATGATGGAGAATACAGAGGGGAGCAAATATTGTATCATAAAGAAACAGGTGCCACATCAAAGGTATACCTGATCAATGATGTTCTTTATAAAGAAGAAATCCAGGAAAGAGTGTATCAGAGTTATCTCTGTGCCAACAGCAAAGGATTGTATACTTATATAGATATTGATGATTTTGAATTATTAGTGAATCATGCTCGTGCCGGTTTACTTTCGCTGCCTTCCGATCAAATTGAAAAAATCATACAATTGAACGAAAAACCTAACCATGTGATTTTGTATTATGAATACAAAAACTAA